A window from Rhodocyclaceae bacterium encodes these proteins:
- a CDS encoding secretin N-terminal domain-containing protein: MPCLFSTLVAAMLLAGCGTPVKVAPALPQSEGHLTAAREPAPVGDLPPPVRVSGLVPPPRPAEKVATYSVVVSDVPVRELLLALARDTRQNIDIHPGLTGRVTLNAINETLPAILERVGRQVDMRVRTEGTTIIVQPDTPFFRVYRVNYVNMQRDTTATIGASGQIGGPQGAPGGAASGTAGGAGGGASGAVNASATLVRTTSQTNFWETLRDNVRAILASSRAQTQTAEDRAQRAEQARQQREERLAQAEAVSRAGTASTTLFNTVFGQAGQQQPIANDVRDSIVVNPLAGTVNVLATERQHQLVQQYLDGVTSAVSRQVLIEATIAEVRLNDAYQAGVDWSRLRGFGGFSIQQQLIGSNLGAPPVVSIGYTSDSGNVVSAIKMLQQFGNTQVLSSPKIMALNNQTSILRVTDNFVYFQVEAQQGAVTAGGTIQPTVFNTTAQTVPVGVVLAVTPQINDSGQVTLTVRPTITRVTGTVADPNPSLRQGTAPIQNLVPVIQTRELESVLQVVSGQTVILGGLMQDDISRNRDGVPWLSRQPGIGDIFSFRNERVTKTELVIFIRPTVVTNPTLQSDELKFFQRFLPQADAGPSVVPVGAPGASSRAVPGN; the protein is encoded by the coding sequence ATGCCATGCCTGTTCTCGACGCTCGTCGCGGCGATGCTGCTGGCCGGTTGCGGCACGCCGGTCAAGGTCGCTCCCGCCCTGCCCCAGTCCGAAGGGCACCTTACCGCCGCACGCGAGCCGGCACCGGTCGGCGACCTGCCGCCACCGGTTCGCGTTTCCGGCCTGGTACCTCCGCCGAGACCGGCGGAGAAGGTAGCCACCTACAGCGTCGTGGTCAGCGACGTGCCGGTGCGCGAACTCCTGCTCGCACTCGCCCGCGATACCCGGCAGAACATCGACATCCACCCCGGCCTTACCGGCCGTGTCACGCTGAACGCAATCAACGAGACACTGCCTGCCATCCTGGAACGCGTCGGCCGCCAGGTCGACATGCGGGTACGCACCGAAGGCACGACCATCATCGTCCAGCCAGACACGCCGTTCTTCCGGGTGTACCGGGTCAACTACGTGAACATGCAGCGCGATACCACTGCCACCATCGGCGCATCCGGCCAGATCGGTGGCCCGCAGGGGGCGCCAGGGGGGGCGGCGAGCGGCACGGCCGGGGGAGCGGGGGGTGGGGCGAGCGGTGCGGTGAACGCGTCCGCGACGCTGGTACGCACCACCTCGCAGACCAATTTCTGGGAGACCCTGCGCGACAACGTGCGCGCGATCCTCGCTTCGTCCCGCGCCCAGACGCAGACCGCCGAAGATCGCGCCCAGCGCGCCGAGCAGGCCCGGCAGCAGCGCGAGGAGCGACTCGCGCAGGCAGAAGCGGTCAGCCGCGCGGGTACCGCATCGACCACCCTGTTCAACACGGTGTTCGGCCAGGCAGGGCAGCAGCAGCCGATCGCCAACGATGTGCGCGACAGCATCGTGGTCAATCCGCTCGCCGGCACGGTCAACGTGCTCGCCACCGAGCGCCAGCACCAGCTGGTCCAGCAGTACCTCGACGGTGTGACCAGCGCGGTCAGCAGGCAGGTGCTGATCGAGGCGACGATCGCCGAAGTCCGGCTGAACGATGCCTATCAGGCCGGCGTCGACTGGAGCCGACTGCGCGGATTCGGCGGCTTTTCGATCCAGCAGCAGCTGATCGGCAGCAACCTCGGCGCACCGCCGGTGGTCTCGATCGGCTACACGTCCGATTCCGGCAACGTCGTGTCCGCGATCAAGATGCTGCAGCAGTTCGGCAACACCCAGGTGCTGTCGAGCCCGAAGATCATGGCGCTGAACAACCAGACCTCGATCCTGCGCGTCACCGACAACTTCGTGTATTTCCAGGTCGAGGCACAGCAGGGCGCGGTCACCGCTGGCGGCACCATCCAGCCGACCGTGTTCAACACGACCGCGCAGACGGTCCCGGTCGGGGTCGTGCTCGCGGTGACGCCGCAGATCAACGACAGCGGACAGGTCACCCTCACCGTGCGCCCGACCATCACCCGCGTGACCGGCACGGTCGCGGATCCGAATCCGAGCCTGCGCCAGGGCACCGCACCGATCCAGAACCTCGTTCCGGTGATACAGACGCGCGAACTCGAGTCGGTGCTGCAGGTGGTGAGCGGACAGACCGTGATCCTCGGCGGCCTGATGCAGGACGATATCTCGCGCAATCGCGACGGTGTGCCGTGGCTGTCGCGACAGCCTGGCATCGGAGACATCTTCAGCTTCCGCAACGAGCGCGTGACCAAGACCGAACTGGTGATCTTCATCCGCCCGACGGTAGTAACCAACCCGACGCTGCAGAGCGACGAGCTCAAGTTCTTCCAGCGGTTCCTGCCGCAGGCCGACGCAGGGCCGTCGGTGGTGCCGGTCGGTGCACCCGGAGCCAGTTCCCGCGCAGTGCCGGGCAACTGA
- a CDS encoding AAA family ATPase, giving the protein MYHDFFGLREAPFRITPNTDFFFAGGNRGAVLDALLYAIGQGEGIVKVTGEVGSGKTMLCRMLQARLPDDVLGIYLANPSVSPDEILHAIAHEVELPMPAGSGRLEAMQRLTAFLLDCHASNRQVVLFVEESQSMPIATLEEIRLLSNLETDRHKLLQIVLFGQPELDTLLRKPEIRQLRERISHSFTLAPLSAAEIGLYLDFRLRTAGYKGPDVFGPDVVARIARASAGLTRRVNLLGDKTLLAAFSESTHSVAPRHARAAIRDSEFAQGGDLRGAGRGWAMVAAGLAVALALVLAATAWLLSAAQHPPALAIAPSSDQGTAPAADARKTPATPAATAATAAAAAPEAHAAPAPPTAVQTSSSMLATRLSATDEWLSASDPSRVTIQLMGSRSEEQLDWQLRNLSRQVKPEHLFVIRTLSGERPLLTVFYGDYATRSEAQAAMATLPEPLRAFSPRLRRIQGIRDEIVATGS; this is encoded by the coding sequence ATGTACCACGATTTCTTCGGGCTGCGCGAAGCGCCCTTCCGGATCACGCCGAACACCGACTTCTTCTTTGCGGGCGGCAACCGAGGCGCTGTCCTCGATGCACTGCTGTATGCGATCGGCCAGGGCGAAGGCATCGTCAAGGTGACCGGCGAAGTCGGCAGCGGCAAGACAATGCTCTGCCGGATGCTGCAGGCACGGCTGCCCGACGACGTGCTCGGCATCTACCTCGCCAACCCGAGCGTTTCCCCGGACGAGATCCTCCACGCAATAGCCCACGAGGTCGAGCTGCCGATGCCGGCGGGTTCCGGGCGGCTCGAGGCGATGCAGCGGCTCACCGCCTTCCTGCTCGACTGCCATGCATCGAACCGGCAGGTGGTGCTGTTCGTCGAGGAATCGCAAAGCATGCCGATCGCCACGCTCGAGGAGATCAGGCTGCTGTCGAACCTCGAGACCGACCGGCACAAGCTGCTGCAGATCGTTCTGTTCGGACAACCGGAGCTCGATACCCTGCTGCGAAAACCCGAGATCCGGCAACTGCGCGAACGTATCAGCCACAGCTTCACGCTGGCGCCGCTGTCGGCCGCCGAGATCGGGCTGTACCTCGACTTCCGCCTGCGTACCGCAGGGTACAAGGGTCCGGACGTGTTCGGCCCGGACGTGGTGGCGCGCATCGCCCGCGCATCGGCGGGCCTGACCCGGCGCGTGAACCTGCTCGGCGACAAGACATTGCTCGCGGCATTTTCGGAATCCACCCATTCGGTCGCGCCACGGCATGCAAGAGCCGCGATCCGCGACAGCGAATTCGCCCAGGGCGGCGACCTGCGCGGCGCCGGCAGGGGATGGGCGATGGTCGCGGCAGGCCTCGCGGTGGCGCTGGCACTGGTACTGGCAGCGACTGCCTGGCTGCTGTCGGCGGCGCAGCACCCGCCTGCGCTGGCGATCGCCCCCTCGTCCGACCAGGGTACCGCGCCAGCGGCAGACGCACGGAAGACGCCCGCCACGCCGGCGGCAACCGCAGCAACCGCAGCAGCTGCGGCGCCCGAGGCACACGCCGCACCTGCTCCACCGACCGCTGTCCAGACTTCGAGCAGCATGCTGGCAACCCGGCTTTCGGCAACAGACGAATGGCTCAGCGCCTCCGACCCGTCCCGGGTGACGATCCAGCTGATGGGCTCACGCAGCGAAGAGCAGCTCGACTGGCAGTTGCGAAACCTGTCCAGACAGGTCAAGCCGGAGCATCTGTTCGTGATCCGTACCCTCAGCGGCGAACGCCCGTTGCTCACGGTGTTCTACGGGGATTACGCCACTCGGAGCGAGGCTCAGGCCGCCATGGCAACGCTGCCCGAACCGCTCCGAGCGTTCTCGCCCCGCCTGCGCAGGATACAGGGTATCCGCGATGAAATCGTCGCGACAGGATCTTGA
- a CDS encoding sigma-54-dependent Fis family transcriptional regulator: MAPASRKPDLLIVDDDPLITDTLDYSLGGEYEVIVAASRPQVHALLRQIERMPGLALVDLGLPPSPHRPDEGFRLITELLAASPSMKIIVLSGQNDEANARHARAIGAMEFVSKPCPPDRLRALLAQVSRVAAPEPAGDSDRTIVGASPAIERLRQQIEQYAAAPFPVLIEGESGSGKERVAHALHARSGHCARPLIALNCAAIAPTLVEPTLFGHARGAFTGATGPRAGYFEEAADSTLFLDEIGELPLELQSKLLRVLENGEFQRVGETTSRHSNARVIAATNRDLRQEVRAGRFRGDLYHRLSVFAITVPPLRDLEDDRLRLLEHFQSLHAASAGTAGRAPFSLDDESRRIWLEYGFPGNVRELRNIVIRLATKYPGQRVNPAQLLAEMDVGAIAEESSSLPALSGMPGTPGEVGSIEAARRHLASARQVDLDRLLREWEQSYIQAALFMSHGNLAQAARLLGLRRTTLYSRMQASERGGD, translated from the coding sequence ATGGCTCCTGCCAGCCGCAAGCCCGACCTGCTGATCGTCGACGACGATCCGCTGATCACAGACACGCTCGATTATTCGCTCGGCGGCGAATATGAAGTGATCGTCGCCGCTTCGCGGCCGCAGGTGCACGCCCTGCTGCGCCAGATCGAGCGCATGCCCGGCCTGGCGCTGGTCGACCTCGGCTTGCCGCCGTCGCCTCACCGCCCCGACGAAGGCTTCCGGCTGATCACCGAGTTGCTGGCCGCCTCGCCATCGATGAAGATCATCGTGCTGTCCGGGCAGAACGACGAGGCCAACGCACGGCATGCGCGGGCGATCGGCGCGATGGAGTTCGTGTCCAAGCCCTGCCCCCCCGACCGGCTGCGCGCCCTGCTTGCACAGGTCAGCCGGGTTGCCGCACCGGAGCCCGCGGGAGACTCCGACCGCACGATCGTCGGGGCCAGCCCGGCAATCGAACGTCTGCGCCAGCAGATCGAGCAGTACGCAGCCGCCCCGTTCCCGGTCCTGATCGAAGGCGAGTCCGGCAGCGGCAAGGAACGGGTCGCGCATGCGCTGCATGCGCGCAGCGGCCATTGCGCGCGGCCGCTGATCGCACTCAACTGCGCCGCGATCGCGCCGACGCTGGTCGAGCCCACCCTGTTCGGCCACGCGCGCGGGGCCTTTACCGGCGCCACCGGTCCCCGTGCCGGCTATTTCGAGGAAGCGGCCGATTCGACGCTGTTCCTCGACGAGATCGGCGAACTGCCGCTCGAACTGCAGTCGAAGCTCCTGCGGGTGCTCGAGAATGGCGAATTCCAGCGCGTCGGCGAGACTACCAGCCGGCATTCCAATGCACGGGTGATCGCCGCAACCAACCGCGACCTGCGCCAGGAAGTGCGCGCCGGGCGTTTCCGGGGCGATCTCTACCATCGACTGTCGGTGTTCGCGATCACCGTGCCGCCGCTGCGCGACCTGGAGGACGACCGTCTCAGGCTGCTGGAGCATTTCCAGTCGCTACATGCGGCATCCGCCGGCACCGCCGGTCGCGCACCGTTCTCTCTCGACGATGAAAGCCGGCGCATCTGGCTCGAGTACGGCTTTCCCGGCAACGTGCGCGAGTTGCGCAACATCGTGATCCGCCTGGCAACCAAGTATCCCGGACAGCGCGTGAACCCGGCGCAGTTGCTGGCGGAAATGGACGTCGGGGCCATCGCGGAAGAATCGTCCAGCCTGCCCGCGCTGTCGGGCATGCCCGGAACGCCGGGCGAGGTCGGCTCGATCGAGGCAGCAAGGCGGCACCTTGCGAGCGCGCGACAGGTCGACCTGGACCGCCTGCTCCGCGAATGGGAGCAGAGTTACATACAGGCCGCACTGTTCATGAGTCACGGCAACCTCGCGCAGGCTGCGCGCCTGCTCGGGCTGCGCCGAACCACGCTTTACAGCCGGATGCAGGCGAGCGAGCGCGGGGGCGACTGA
- a CDS encoding ABC transporter ATP-binding protein produces MHPAAVEFSGVNRQFGSRRAAADVSFAVNAGESVALVGVNGAGKTTLLRCMLDYCRADSGTIRVFGVPSTHAEARSRIAWLPERFSPPYYLTGRDYLRYHASLRGAAHDEAAALERLRDLDFDPEALDRPARTFSKGMLQKLGLAACLLARRPLTVLDEPMSGLDPLARSRVRAALGRLRTDGGALLFSSHALEDVAALCDRLAVIHGGRVAFAGTPAQLCARSGTTVLEQAFLECIDATAA; encoded by the coding sequence ATGCATCCCGCAGCGGTCGAGTTTTCCGGCGTGAACCGGCAGTTCGGCAGCAGACGCGCCGCGGCCGATGTGTCGTTCGCCGTGAACGCCGGCGAGAGCGTCGCACTGGTCGGCGTGAACGGAGCCGGCAAGACGACGCTGCTGCGCTGCATGCTCGACTACTGCCGCGCCGACAGTGGCACGATCCGCGTCTTCGGGGTGCCGAGCACCCATGCCGAGGCACGCAGCCGGATCGCCTGGCTGCCGGAGCGGTTCTCGCCGCCCTACTACCTCACCGGGCGCGACTATCTGCGCTACCACGCGTCCCTGCGCGGCGCGGCACACGACGAAGCGGCTGCCCTCGAACGCTTGCGCGACCTCGATTTCGATCCCGAGGCGCTCGACCGCCCCGCACGCACCTTCAGCAAGGGGATGCTGCAGAAGCTCGGTCTGGCAGCCTGCCTGCTCGCGCGCCGTCCGCTGACTGTGCTCGACGAACCGATGAGCGGGCTGGATCCACTGGCGCGGTCGCGGGTCCGCGCAGCGCTCGGACGCCTGCGGACGGACGGTGGCGCACTGCTGTTCAGTTCGCATGCCCTGGAAGACGTCGCGGCACTGTGCGACCGGCTGGCGGTGATCCACGGCGGGCGCGTCGCCTTTGCCGGCACACCGGCGCAACTGTGCGCACGCTCCGGCACAACAGTCCTCGAACAGGCTTTTCTCGAGTGCATCGACGCCACCGCCGCATGA
- a CDS encoding ABC transporter ATP-binding protein, with translation MSSDNFVEISGLQFGYGRRSILKGLDLRVPRGQVVSIMGGSGCGKTTLLRLIGGALRPSEGSVVVDGESVGALGRDGLYRMRRKMGMLFQFGALFTDLSVFDNVAFPMRERTALPEPIVRDLVLMKLHAVGLRGAAKLMPAELSGGMARRVALARAVALDPELIMYDEPFTGLDPISLAVISNLIRTLNDALGATSIVVTHDVRESMKILDYCYLMAEGQIVAQGTPAEMLASDKPYARQFFRGEIDGAVPFHYPGADYRTELRLGARDR, from the coding sequence GTGTCTTCGGACAACTTCGTAGAAATCTCAGGCCTGCAGTTCGGCTACGGTCGCCGGAGCATATTGAAGGGGCTGGACCTTCGTGTGCCACGGGGGCAGGTCGTGTCCATCATGGGCGGCAGCGGCTGCGGCAAGACCACGCTGCTGCGGCTGATCGGTGGTGCGCTGCGCCCGTCTGAGGGCTCCGTGGTCGTCGATGGCGAGTCGGTGGGTGCGCTCGGCCGCGACGGGCTCTATCGCATGCGGCGCAAGATGGGCATGCTTTTCCAGTTCGGCGCGCTGTTCACCGACCTGTCGGTGTTCGACAACGTCGCGTTCCCGATGCGCGAGCGCACCGCGCTGCCCGAGCCGATCGTACGCGACCTGGTGCTGATGAAGCTGCACGCGGTCGGCCTGCGCGGGGCGGCGAAGCTGATGCCGGCGGAACTGTCCGGCGGCATGGCGCGGCGGGTCGCGCTGGCGCGCGCAGTGGCGCTCGACCCTGAGCTGATCATGTACGACGAACCGTTCACCGGCCTCGACCCGATCTCGCTGGCGGTGATCAGCAACCTGATCCGGACGCTGAACGATGCACTGGGGGCCACCTCGATCGTGGTCACTCACGACGTGCGCGAATCGATGAAGATCCTCGATTACTGCTATCTGATGGCCGAAGGACAGATCGTCGCGCAGGGTACGCCTGCCGAGATGCTGGCATCGGACAAGCCCTACGCACGGCAGTTCTTCCGCGGCGAGATCGACGGCGCAGTGCCGTTCCACTATCCGGGTGCCGACTACCGCACCGAACTCAGGCTTGGCGCACGTGATCGATAA
- the mlaE gene encoding lipid asymmetry maintenance ABC transporter permease subunit MlaE yields the protein MDKGWLTVGGIGRRTIDTFLRLGFAARFLGLTLLNSGVCLRRPRLVVREVYFSGVLSLVIILVSGLFVGMVLGLQGYQTLRTYGSESALGVLVALSLLRELGPVITALLFASRAGSAVTAEIGLMKATEQLRAMEMMAVDPIARVVSPRFWAGVISTPLLTAMFTAMGIYGGYLVGVVLLGVDEGSFWSQMQNSVDFREDIVNGLLKSLAFGFAISWIAVFEGYDAPPTAEGVSGATTRTVVTSALTILFLDYILTSLMFRGL from the coding sequence ATCGATAAGGGCTGGCTCACCGTCGGCGGAATCGGTCGTCGGACGATCGACACCTTTCTGCGCCTGGGCTTCGCGGCGCGCTTCCTCGGCCTGACGCTGCTCAATTCCGGTGTCTGCCTGCGCCGGCCCCGGCTGGTCGTGCGCGAGGTCTACTTCTCCGGTGTGCTGTCGCTGGTGATCATCCTGGTGTCCGGCCTGTTTGTGGGGATGGTGCTGGGCCTGCAGGGATACCAGACGCTCAGGACCTACGGCTCGGAATCGGCGCTCGGCGTGCTGGTAGCGCTGTCGCTGTTGCGCGAACTGGGGCCGGTGATCACCGCGCTGCTGTTCGCCAGCCGCGCCGGATCTGCGGTCACGGCCGAGATCGGCCTGATGAAGGCGACCGAACAGCTGCGCGCGATGGAGATGATGGCGGTCGATCCGATCGCGCGGGTCGTCTCGCCGCGCTTCTGGGCGGGCGTGATCTCGACGCCGTTGCTGACCGCGATGTTCACGGCGATGGGCATCTATGGCGGCTACCTGGTCGGCGTCGTACTGCTGGGTGTCGACGAGGGCTCGTTCTGGTCGCAGATGCAGAACTCGGTCGACTTCCGCGAGGACATCGTCAACGGCCTGCTGAAAAGCCTGGCCTTCGGGTTCGCGATCTCGTGGATTGCGGTGTTCGAAGGGTATGATGCCCCGCCCACCGCCGAGGGAGTGTCCGGCGCCACGACCCGCACCGTGGTGACGTCGGCCCTGACCATCCTGTTTCTTGATTACATCCTTACTTCGCTCATGTTCCGGGGGCTCTGA
- the mlaD gene encoding outer membrane lipid asymmetry maintenance protein MlaD translates to MERSSLDVWVGIFVVGGMAALLILALKVGNAGDLLRAGPTYTLTASFENIGGLKPKAPVRSAGVVVGRVVTIDYDAETFNAVVTLSIEKRFDKFPKDTFASIYTSGLLGEQYIGLAPGGDEKVLANGDRISKTQKAVVLEDLIGQFLTSRAGEPAAK, encoded by the coding sequence ATGGAACGTTCTTCGCTCGACGTCTGGGTCGGCATCTTCGTCGTCGGCGGCATGGCGGCGCTGCTGATTCTTGCGCTCAAGGTGGGCAATGCCGGTGATCTCCTGCGCGCCGGGCCGACCTACACACTGACGGCCAGTTTCGAGAACATCGGTGGTCTGAAGCCGAAGGCGCCGGTGCGCAGCGCCGGTGTCGTGGTCGGTCGGGTGGTGACGATCGACTACGATGCCGAGACGTTCAACGCGGTGGTCACCCTCAGCATCGAGAAGCGGTTCGACAAGTTTCCGAAAGATACTTTCGCCAGCATCTACACGTCAGGCCTGCTCGGCGAGCAGTATATCGGCCTGGCTCCCGGCGGCGACGAGAAGGTGCTCGCCAACGGCGACCGGATCTCGAAGACGCAGAAGGCCGTGGTGCTCGAAGACCTGATCGGGCAATTCCTGACGAGCCGTGCAGGCGAACCGGCTGCCAAGTGA
- a CDS encoding ABC transporter substrate-binding protein: protein MLCLLLAAPAVHAQDIGPDQLVRTTTDKIIEIVKGDKAIQSGDMKRILEVAETHASPHFDFVRMTRLAMGANWKQANPSQQEELVRQFRALLLRTYAVALKEYRNQTIDVRPLKIPAGSTDVQVKTVVNQPGAQAIPIDYDMERTPQGWRVYDVTIGGVSLVVNFRSSFDAEIRKSGVDGLVKSIAERNRSASIEVAKK from the coding sequence ATGCTCTGCCTCCTGCTTGCTGCCCCGGCAGTGCACGCCCAGGATATCGGGCCTGATCAGCTGGTGAGGACGACCACGGACAAGATCATCGAGATCGTCAAGGGCGACAAGGCCATCCAGTCCGGCGACATGAAGCGCATCCTCGAAGTGGCCGAGACGCATGCGTCGCCCCATTTCGATTTCGTGCGCATGACCCGCCTCGCGATGGGGGCGAACTGGAAGCAGGCCAATCCGTCCCAGCAGGAAGAACTGGTGCGTCAGTTCCGCGCGCTGCTGCTGCGCACCTACGCGGTGGCGCTGAAGGAATACCGCAACCAGACGATCGACGTCCGGCCGCTCAAGATCCCCGCCGGGTCGACCGATGTGCAGGTGAAGACCGTTGTGAACCAGCCCGGTGCGCAGGCTATCCCGATCGACTACGACATGGAGCGCACGCCCCAGGGCTGGAGAGTCTATGACGTGACCATCGGTGGCGTGAGCCTGGTGGTGAACTTCCGCTCGAGCTTCGACGCCGAGATCCGCAAGTCCGGCGTCGACGGGCTGGTCAAGTCGATTGCCGAGCGCAATCGCAGCGCGTCCATCGAGGTCGCGAAGAAGTGA
- a CDS encoding STAS domain-containing protein: MSSQAVLRADGSGRFRVDGAITIESAPAVLASGSVLLAAAGNATVEIDLAGLTDFDSAAIGVFFEWQRRSADGGSGIRYSNPPPKLATLAALYGVDALLLAPAHV; this comes from the coding sequence GTGAGCAGCCAGGCAGTCCTGCGCGCCGACGGCAGCGGCCGCTTCAGGGTCGATGGTGCGATCACCATCGAGTCGGCGCCCGCGGTGCTCGCGTCCGGCTCGGTGCTGCTGGCTGCGGCGGGTAACGCGACGGTCGAGATCGACCTCGCTGGCCTCACCGACTTCGACTCCGCAGCGATCGGGGTCTTCTTCGAGTGGCAGCGCCGGTCGGCGGATGGTGGGTCCGGCATCCGCTACTCGAACCCACCGCCGAAGCTGGCCACGCTGGCCGCACTGTACGGTGTCGATGCGTTGCTGCTGGCGCCCGCCCATGTCTGA
- a CDS encoding ABC transporter ATP-binding protein, which produces MSAAIAIEGLSKRYGSLQALDGVDLRVEPGEFFGLLGPNGAGKTTLISVLAGLVRASGGRASVMGHDVVDDYRAARRHLGVVPQELVFDPFFTVRETLRIQSGYFGLRRNDAWIDELLDSLDLTSKADTNMRALSGGMKRRVLVAQALVHKPPVVVLDEPTAGVDVALRQGLWAFIGRLNRAGHTIVLTTHYLEEAETLCNRIAMLKQGRVVALDTTANLLRVARNAQKTVRLRLSGSTLPMALAARQPVRDGDSVTIPLGNYAELEQILAEVRQAGEAVLELDVVQPDLQDVFMQVMTRH; this is translated from the coding sequence ATGAGCGCAGCCATTGCCATCGAAGGGCTGTCCAAGCGCTACGGATCGCTGCAGGCGCTCGATGGTGTCGACCTGCGGGTCGAGCCGGGCGAGTTCTTCGGGCTCCTCGGGCCGAACGGCGCCGGCAAGACCACGCTGATCAGCGTGCTGGCGGGCCTTGTCCGGGCAAGCGGGGGGCGGGCGTCGGTGATGGGCCACGACGTGGTCGACGACTACCGGGCGGCGCGGCGCCATCTCGGGGTGGTTCCCCAGGAACTGGTGTTCGACCCGTTCTTCACGGTGCGCGAGACACTGCGCATCCAGTCGGGTTACTTCGGCCTGCGCCGGAACGACGCATGGATCGACGAATTGCTCGACAGCCTCGATCTCACCAGCAAGGCCGACACGAACATGCGCGCGCTGTCGGGCGGCATGAAGCGGCGCGTGCTGGTGGCGCAGGCGCTGGTGCACAAGCCGCCGGTGGTGGTGCTCGACGAGCCGACAGCGGGCGTAGACGTTGCGCTGCGCCAGGGGCTTTGGGCGTTCATCGGGCGCCTGAATCGTGCCGGGCACACCATCGTGCTGACCACCCATTACCTGGAAGAAGCCGAGACCCTGTGCAACCGGATCGCCATGCTGAAGCAGGGCCGTGTCGTCGCCCTGGACACTACGGCGAACCTGCTGCGGGTCGCGCGCAACGCGCAGAAGACCGTCCGGTTGCGGCTGTCCGGCAGCACCCTCCCGATGGCGCTGGCTGCGCGGCAACCGGTGCGTGACGGCGATTCGGTGACGATCCCCCTCGGCAACTATGCCGAACTGGAGCAGATCCTCGCCGAAGTACGCCAGGCCGGCGAGGCGGTACTCGAACTGGACGTGGTCCAGCCCGACCTGCAGGATGTGTTCATGCAGGTGATGACCCGGCACTGA
- a CDS encoding ABC transporter permease, whose protein sequence is MLAAASLSEHLLPIAVPATDVRGGFVTLLYKETLRFWKVSMQTVFAPVVTTVLYLMIFAHVLANHVEVFPGVAYSSFLVPGLAMMAALQNAFANTSSSMIQSKMTGNLVFILLPPLSPAEIVGAYVLASMLRGFLCGAAVLLVGAGFAPLPVAHPFAVVVFAMLGSASLGALGLVAGIYSDKVDQLSAFQHFVVVPLTFLAGVFYSVQTLPPFWQAASHLNPVFFMVDGFRWGFFGAADVSPWLSLAVVAACAVVVSGWAMLLLKSGYKLRH, encoded by the coding sequence CTGCTGGCGGCTGCCTCCTTGTCCGAACACCTGCTCCCGATCGCCGTTCCGGCCACCGACGTCCGTGGCGGCTTCGTCACGCTCCTCTACAAGGAAACGCTGCGCTTCTGGAAGGTGAGCATGCAGACGGTGTTCGCCCCCGTGGTGACGACCGTGCTCTACCTGATGATCTTCGCCCATGTGCTGGCGAACCATGTCGAGGTATTCCCGGGCGTGGCCTACAGTTCGTTCCTGGTGCCCGGGCTGGCCATGATGGCCGCGCTGCAGAACGCGTTTGCCAACACGTCGTCCTCGATGATCCAGTCGAAGATGACCGGCAACCTGGTTTTCATCCTGCTGCCGCCGCTGTCGCCGGCAGAGATCGTCGGCGCGTATGTCCTGGCATCGATGCTGCGCGGCTTCCTGTGCGGCGCGGCCGTGCTGCTGGTCGGTGCCGGGTTCGCGCCGCTGCCGGTCGCGCATCCTTTCGCGGTCGTCGTGTTCGCCATGCTCGGGTCGGCCTCGCTTGGCGCCCTCGGCCTGGTGGCCGGCATCTATTCCGACAAGGTCGACCAGTTGTCGGCGTTCCAGCACTTCGTGGTGGTACCGCTCACCTTTCTCGCCGGCGTGTTCTATTCGGTGCAGACCCTGCCGCCTTTCTGGCAGGCCGCCTCGCACCTGAACCCGGTGTTCTTCATGGTAGACGGCTTCCGCTGGGGCTTCTTCGGGGCTGCCGACGTCTCGCCCTGGCTGTCGCTCGCGGTGGTCGCTGCCTGCGCGGTGGTAGTCAGCGGCTGGGCGATGCTGCTGCTCAAGAGCGGCTACAAGCTGCGCCACTGA